A genomic stretch from Mycobacterium malmoense includes:
- a CDS encoding alpha/beta hydrolase produces MRLRKPRPLARAAVELANAANGLRPLARKGYSTVLVFWFGWPTSEVPGLYFSASLADALRRGRRGDFAGRRGKAALALTAVSWAILAVIRYRGVTTPGPVLEAGLREQLGDDYEEALSALPRTEPTRSGRRNLPLGTTVARRRYVEKTNVVSYGPHGRANLADIWRRRDLPRDGKAPVLVQVPGGAWVIGWRRPQAYPLMSHLAARGWVCVSLNYRVSPLHTWPDHIVDVKRALAWVKDNIARYGGDPNFVAITGGSAGGHLSALAALTPGHPQFQPGFEDADTSVAAAVPVYGRYDWFSTHGEGRREFIGLLEKFVVKRKFATHHHVYLDASPIRHLRADAPPFFVLHGHDDSLIPVGEAQEFVEQLRAVSKSPVAYAELPNAQHAFDIFGSPRAHRSAEAVARFLSWVYATSYLG; encoded by the coding sequence ATGCGGCTGCGCAAGCCCAGGCCGCTGGCGCGCGCCGCGGTGGAATTGGCCAACGCCGCCAACGGATTACGCCCGCTGGCCCGCAAGGGCTACAGCACCGTGTTGGTGTTCTGGTTCGGCTGGCCGACGTCGGAGGTGCCGGGCCTGTACTTCTCCGCCTCGCTGGCCGACGCCCTGCGCCGCGGGCGCCGCGGCGACTTCGCCGGGCGGCGGGGCAAGGCGGCGCTGGCGCTGACGGCGGTGTCGTGGGCGATCCTGGCGGTGATCCGCTACCGCGGCGTCACCACCCCGGGCCCGGTGCTGGAGGCGGGCCTGCGCGAGCAACTCGGCGACGACTACGAAGAGGCGCTCTCTGCCCTGCCCCGGACGGAACCCACCCGCAGCGGGCGGCGCAACCTGCCGCTGGGCACCACCGTGGCGCGCCGGCGCTACGTCGAGAAGACGAACGTCGTGTCCTACGGCCCGCACGGCCGCGCCAACCTGGCCGACATCTGGCGCCGCCGCGACCTCCCACGCGACGGCAAGGCGCCGGTGCTGGTGCAGGTGCCCGGCGGCGCCTGGGTGATCGGCTGGCGCCGCCCCCAGGCCTATCCGCTGATGAGCCACCTGGCCGCCCGCGGCTGGGTGTGCGTGTCGCTGAACTACCGGGTCTCCCCGCTGCACACCTGGCCCGATCACATCGTCGACGTCAAACGGGCGCTGGCCTGGGTCAAGGACAACATCGCGCGCTACGGCGGCGACCCGAACTTCGTCGCGATCACCGGCGGGTCCGCCGGCGGGCATCTGTCCGCGCTGGCGGCGCTGACCCCGGGCCACCCCCAATTCCAGCCGGGCTTCGAGGACGCCGACACCTCGGTGGCCGCCGCGGTTCCGGTGTACGGGCGCTACGACTGGTTCTCCACCCACGGCGAGGGCCGCCGCGAATTCATCGGGCTGCTCGAAAAGTTCGTCGTCAAACGGAAATTCGCCACCCACCACCACGTCTACCTCGACGCCTCGCCGATCCGGCATCTGCGCGCCGACGCGCCACCCTTCTTCGTCTTGCACGGCCACGACGATTCCCTCATCCCGGTCGGCGAAGCCCAGGAGTTCGTCGAGCAACTGCGGGCGGTGTCGAAATCGCCCGTCGCCTACGCCGAATTGCCCAACGCGCAACACGCTTTCGACATCTTCGGTTCCCCGCGGGCGCATCGATCCGCGGAGGCCGTGGCGCGGTTTTTGTCCTGGGTCTATGCGACGAGCTACCTGGGCTAG
- the fadD12 gene encoding acyl-CoA ligase FadD12: MATRISQALGLIGTMRRAGLIAPMRPDRYLRIAAAMRREGMGITVGFASAARRCPDRPGLVDELGTLTWRQLDERINALAAALQGLPGGTPRVVGIMCRNHRGFVESLVAADRIGADILLLNTSFAGPALADVVNREGADTVVYDEEFTATVDRALADKPDATRILAWTNGQHDLTVEKLIAAHAGQRPKRTGRKGRMILLTSGTTGTPKGAKQSGGRAGMGTLKAILDRTPWRAEETIVIVAPMFHAWGFSQLVFAASMACTVVTRRKFDPEATLDLVDRHRATGLAVVPVMFDRIMELPDEVRNRYSGKSLRFAAASGSRMRPDVVTAFMDRFGDVIYNNYNATEAGMIATATPQDLRAAPDTAGRPAGGTEIRILDPEFNELPTGEVGGIYVRNDTQFDGYTSGSTGKDFHAGFMASGDVGYLDEAGRLFVVGRDDEMIVSGGENVYPIEVEKTLAAHPDVAEAAVIGVDDEQYGQRLAAFVVLAPGMSATPETLKQHVRENLANYKVPREITVLDELPRGSTGKVLRNELQARVTG; the protein is encoded by the coding sequence ATGGCGACCCGTATCAGCCAGGCCCTCGGCCTGATCGGCACCATGCGCCGCGCGGGGTTGATCGCGCCGATGCGACCCGACCGCTACCTGAGGATCGCCGCGGCCATGCGTCGCGAAGGCATGGGCATCACCGTGGGTTTCGCCAGCGCGGCGCGGCGCTGCCCCGACCGTCCCGGCCTGGTCGACGAGCTGGGCACGCTGACCTGGCGGCAGCTCGACGAGCGGATCAACGCGTTGGCCGCGGCGCTGCAAGGGCTGCCGGGCGGGACGCCGAGGGTAGTCGGGATCATGTGCCGCAATCACCGCGGTTTCGTCGAGTCGTTGGTGGCCGCCGACCGGATCGGCGCCGACATCTTGTTGCTCAACACGTCGTTCGCCGGGCCGGCGCTCGCCGACGTGGTCAACCGCGAGGGCGCCGACACCGTCGTCTACGACGAGGAGTTCACCGCGACGGTCGACCGCGCGCTGGCCGACAAACCGGACGCCACCCGCATCCTGGCCTGGACCAATGGCCAGCACGATCTCACCGTCGAGAAACTCATCGCCGCCCACGCCGGGCAACGGCCCAAGCGCACCGGGCGCAAAGGCAGGATGATCCTGCTCACCTCCGGCACCACCGGAACACCCAAGGGCGCCAAGCAGTCTGGCGGCCGCGCCGGCATGGGCACGCTCAAGGCGATCCTGGATCGCACGCCGTGGCGGGCCGAGGAGACGATCGTGATCGTGGCGCCGATGTTTCACGCGTGGGGTTTTTCGCAGTTGGTGTTCGCCGCGTCGATGGCCTGCACGGTGGTCACCCGGCGCAAATTCGACCCCGAGGCGACGCTGGACCTCGTCGACCGCCATCGGGCGACGGGGCTGGCGGTGGTGCCGGTGATGTTCGACCGCATCATGGAGCTGCCCGACGAGGTGCGAAACCGCTACAGCGGCAAGTCATTACGGTTCGCCGCGGCATCCGGCTCACGCATGCGGCCCGATGTCGTCACCGCGTTCATGGACCGGTTCGGCGACGTGATCTACAACAACTACAACGCCACCGAGGCCGGCATGATCGCCACCGCCACCCCGCAAGACCTGCGTGCGGCGCCCGACACCGCGGGCCGGCCCGCGGGCGGAACCGAAATCCGCATCCTGGACCCAGAATTCAACGAACTGCCCACCGGCGAGGTCGGCGGCATCTACGTCCGCAACGACACCCAATTCGACGGCTACACGTCGGGCTCGACCGGCAAAGACTTCCACGCCGGGTTCATGGCGTCGGGCGACGTCGGGTACCTGGACGAGGCCGGGCGGCTGTTCGTCGTCGGCCGCGACGACGAGATGATCGTCTCCGGCGGCGAGAACGTCTACCCGATCGAGGTGGAGAAGACGCTGGCGGCACACCCCGACGTGGCGGAGGCGGCGGTCATCGGCGTCGACGACGAACAGTACGGCCAGCGGCTGGCGGCGTTCGTGGTGCTGGCCCCGGGCATGTCGGCCACCCCCGAGACCCTCAAGCAACACGTGCGGGAGAACCTGGCCAACTACAAGGTGCCGCGCGAGATCACCGTCCTCGACGAGCTGCCCCGCGGCAGCACCGGCAAGGTCCTGCGCAACGAGCTGCAAGCGCGGGTGACCGGCTGA
- a CDS encoding lysophospholipid acyltransferase family protein — MTDSDSPKTGDIGKFDPGLTRRLMAVMRPVLKTYFRSEVRGLDSFPPGGALVVANHSGGMFPMDVPVFSVDFYEKFGYDRPVYTLSHDILMTGPTGELFRRTGYIRASRENAAKALRSGGVVIVFPGGDYDAYRPTLSENVIDFNGRKGYVSAAIEAGVPIVPAVSIGGQETQLYLSRGTWLAERLRLKRLLRSDILPLSFGFPFGFSAAIPPNLPLPAKIVTQVLDPIDLAERFGEDPDVDLDVDKVDEHVRSVMQRALDGLAAERRFPILG; from the coding sequence GTGACCGACAGCGATAGCCCCAAAACGGGGGACATCGGCAAATTCGACCCTGGCCTGACCCGGCGCCTGATGGCCGTGATGCGCCCCGTCCTGAAGACGTACTTCCGGTCGGAGGTGCGCGGCCTGGATTCCTTCCCGCCCGGCGGAGCGCTGGTGGTCGCCAACCACTCCGGTGGCATGTTCCCCATGGACGTCCCGGTCTTCAGCGTCGACTTCTACGAAAAGTTCGGCTACGACCGGCCGGTCTACACGCTGAGCCACGACATCCTGATGACCGGCCCCACCGGAGAGCTCTTCAGGCGCACCGGCTACATCCGGGCCAGCCGGGAGAACGCGGCCAAGGCCCTGCGGTCCGGCGGGGTGGTGATCGTCTTTCCCGGCGGCGACTACGACGCGTACCGGCCCACGCTCTCGGAGAACGTCATCGACTTCAACGGCCGCAAGGGTTACGTCAGCGCGGCGATCGAAGCCGGCGTGCCCATCGTGCCGGCGGTGTCCATCGGCGGGCAGGAGACCCAGCTCTACCTGTCCCGCGGCACCTGGCTGGCCGAGCGGCTGCGGCTGAAGCGCTTGCTGCGCAGCGACATCCTGCCGCTCTCGTTCGGCTTCCCGTTCGGGTTCAGCGCCGCGATCCCGCCGAACCTGCCGCTGCCCGCCAAGATCGTCACGCAGGTGCTCGATCCGATCGACCTCGCGGAGCGGTTCGGCGAGGACCCGGACGTGGACCTAGACGTGGACAAGGTCGACGAGCACGTGCGCTCGGTGATGCAACGGGCCCTCGACGGCCTCGCCGCCGAGCGCCGGTTCCCGATCCTGGGCTGA
- a CDS encoding DUF3556 domain-containing protein — protein MGFMSPELPDVDRDTWRTLPRAARLQVATRHWAEHGFGTPYAVYLLYLIKIGLYVAVPAAVISLTPGLGGLGRIGDWWTQPIVYQKLIVFTLLFEVLGFGCGSGPLTGRFMPPIGGFLYWLRPNTIRLPPWPGKVPFTRGDTRTVVDVALYVVVLIGGVWALLSAGQGGPVTGGGSGAQVGLIDPVLVAPTIVALAILGLRDKTIFLAARGEHYWLKLIVFFFPFTDQIAAFKIIMLGLWWGAATSKLNEHFPYVVSVMTSNNALLRSKLFNGFKHALYLDPVNDLRPSWLPKAMAHVGGTTAEFLVPGILVFVADGQPWRWWLIGFMVIFHLNILSNLPMGVPLEWNVFFIFSLFYLFGHYGAIHAVDLSSPLLLAILIVALVVVPIAGNLFPEKISFLPAMRYYAGNWATSVWCFRAGAEDKIEADVVKSSALVVNQLAKLYDAATAEIMSDKTAAFRAMHAHGRALNGLLPRALEGEASEADYSVREGEIVAGPLVGWNFGEGHLHNEQLLEAVQRRCRFEEGDVRVIVLEGQPIHVQKQWYRILDAKTGLLEAGYVDVADMLTRQPWPEPGDQFPVHVTAQRRTR, from the coding sequence ATGGGATTCATGTCACCGGAGCTTCCGGACGTCGACCGTGACACGTGGCGGACACTGCCGCGGGCGGCGCGACTGCAGGTCGCGACCCGGCACTGGGCCGAACATGGCTTCGGGACTCCGTACGCGGTGTATCTGCTCTACCTGATCAAGATCGGGCTGTACGTCGCCGTTCCCGCCGCGGTCATCTCGCTGACCCCCGGCCTGGGCGGGCTGGGCCGCATCGGCGACTGGTGGACGCAGCCGATCGTGTACCAGAAGCTCATCGTCTTCACGCTGCTGTTCGAGGTTTTGGGCTTTGGCTGCGGATCCGGGCCGCTGACAGGGCGGTTCATGCCACCGATCGGCGGGTTCCTTTATTGGTTGCGTCCCAACACGATTCGGCTACCTCCCTGGCCGGGCAAGGTTCCGTTCACCCGCGGTGACACCCGCACCGTCGTCGACGTCGCGCTGTATGTCGTCGTGTTGATCGGCGGGGTGTGGGCGCTGTTGTCGGCCGGTCAGGGCGGGCCGGTCACCGGCGGCGGCTCGGGCGCGCAGGTCGGACTGATCGACCCGGTGCTGGTGGCGCCGACGATCGTCGCCCTGGCGATCCTGGGCCTGCGCGACAAGACCATCTTCCTGGCCGCCCGCGGCGAACATTATTGGCTGAAGCTGATCGTGTTTTTCTTTCCGTTCACCGATCAGATCGCGGCCTTCAAGATCATCATGCTCGGCTTGTGGTGGGGCGCGGCGACTTCCAAGCTCAACGAGCATTTCCCGTACGTCGTGTCGGTGATGACGAGCAACAACGCGCTGCTGCGGAGCAAGCTGTTCAACGGGTTCAAGCACGCGCTGTACCTCGACCCGGTCAACGACCTACGACCCTCCTGGTTGCCCAAGGCCATGGCCCATGTCGGCGGCACCACGGCCGAATTCCTGGTTCCGGGGATTCTGGTGTTCGTCGCCGACGGGCAGCCATGGCGCTGGTGGCTCATCGGGTTCATGGTGATCTTCCACCTCAACATCCTGTCCAACCTCCCGATGGGAGTCCCGTTGGAGTGGAACGTGTTCTTCATCTTCTCGCTGTTCTATTTGTTCGGGCACTACGGCGCCATCCACGCCGTCGACCTGTCATCGCCGCTGCTGCTGGCCATCCTGATCGTCGCGCTCGTCGTGGTGCCGATCGCGGGAAACCTTTTCCCGGAAAAGATTTCGTTCCTGCCCGCGATGCGCTACTACGCCGGCAACTGGGCCACCAGCGTGTGGTGCTTCCGCGCCGGCGCCGAGGACAAGATCGAGGCCGACGTGGTCAAAAGCTCCGCGCTCGTTGTCAATCAGTTGGCCAAGCTCTACGACGCGGCCACCGCCGAGATCATGAGCGACAAGACGGCCGCGTTCCGCGCGATGCACGCGCATGGCAGGGCGCTCAACGGCCTGCTGCCCCGCGCTTTGGAGGGAGAGGCAAGCGAGGCCGACTACAGCGTGCGCGAGGGCGAAATCGTTGCCGGGCCCCTCGTCGGATGGAACTTCGGCGAGGGCCACCTGCACAACGAGCAGCTGCTGGAAGCGGTGCAACGGCGCTGCCGCTTCGAGGAGGGCGACGTCCGCGTCATCGTTCTCGAAGGCCAACCGATCCACGTCCAAAAGCAGTGGTACCGCATCCTCGACGCCAAGACCGGGCTGCTCGAGGCGGGCTACGTCGACGTCGCGGACATGCTGACCCGCCAGCCGTGGCCCGAGCCCGGTGACCAGTTCCCCGTCCACGTCACCGCCCAGCGCCGCACGCGATGA
- a CDS encoding L,D-transpeptidase, with amino-acid sequence MRTAVRCVLAVIGVTASVVPGPAGVSQAAADHSYGSAIASVLPAPGAVVGVAHPVVVTFGAPIATPANRHAAESALNVKSAPPMTGKFEWLDNNVVRWVPDHFWPAHTTVALSVGGLATDFKTGPAVVGVASISDHTFTVSVDGVESGPPPSLPAPHHRPHWGEEGVMPASMGRPEFPTPVGTYTVLSKERTVIMDSSSVGIPVDDPDGYRIPVDYAVRITGRGLFVHSAPWAVNSLGLENVSHGCISLSPADAEWYFNAVNVGDPVIVQE; translated from the coding sequence ATGCGGACGGCTGTTCGGTGTGTTCTTGCGGTGATCGGGGTCACGGCGAGTGTGGTTCCGGGGCCGGCCGGCGTCAGCCAAGCGGCGGCGGACCATTCGTATGGGTCCGCCATCGCGTCGGTTCTACCAGCGCCGGGCGCGGTGGTGGGTGTGGCGCACCCGGTGGTGGTGACGTTCGGTGCGCCCATAGCCACCCCAGCCAACCGGCACGCGGCCGAGAGTGCCCTCAATGTCAAGTCGGCGCCCCCGATGACCGGCAAGTTCGAATGGCTCGACAACAACGTTGTGCGGTGGGTCCCCGACCACTTCTGGCCGGCGCACACCACAGTGGCGCTATCGGTGGGCGGCCTTGCCACGGACTTCAAAACGGGCCCTGCCGTCGTCGGCGTCGCCAGCATCTCGGATCACACGTTCACCGTGAGCGTCGACGGAGTCGAGTCGGGGCCGCCGCCTTCACTACCGGCGCCCCACCACCGACCCCACTGGGGCGAAGAAGGGGTGATGCCGGCCTCGATGGGTAGGCCGGAGTTCCCGACGCCCGTCGGCACCTACACCGTCTTGTCCAAGGAACGCACGGTGATTATGGACTCGAGCAGCGTCGGCATCCCCGTCGACGATCCCGACGGGTACCGGATCCCGGTGGATTACGCCGTCCGCATCACCGGCCGCGGCCTCTTTGTGCATTCGGCTCCGTGGGCCGTCAATTCACTGGGGCTGGAGAATGTCAGCCACGGCTGCATCAGCCTGAGCCCCGCGGACGCGGAGTGGTACTTCAACGCGGTCAACGTTGGCGACCCGGTGATCGTGCAGGAATAA
- the gap gene encoding type I glyceraldehyde-3-phosphate dehydrogenase yields the protein MTVRVGINGFGRIGRNFYRALLAQREGGTTGIEVVAVNDITDNATLAHLLRFDSILGRLPYDVSLEGEDTIVVGNHKIKALEVREGPAAMPWKDLGVDVVVESTGLFTNAAKARGHLDAGAKKVIISAPATDPDITIVLGVNDDKYDGSQDIISNASCTTNCLAPLAKVLHDEFGIVKGLMTTIHAYTQDQNLQDGPHKDLRRARAAALNIVPTSTGAAKAIGLVLPELKGKLDGYALRVPVPTGSVTDLTADLAKSASVDEINAAFKAAAEGRLKGILKYYDAPIVSSDIVTDPHSSIFDSGLTKVIDNQAKVVSWYDNEWGYSNRLIDLVALVGKSL from the coding sequence GTGACGGTCCGAGTAGGCATCAACGGCTTCGGTCGAATCGGGCGCAACTTCTACCGGGCCTTGCTGGCTCAACGGGAGGGGGGCACCACCGGCATCGAGGTGGTCGCCGTCAACGACATCACCGACAACGCCACGCTGGCGCACCTGCTGCGCTTCGACTCGATCCTGGGTCGGCTGCCCTATGACGTCAGCCTCGAAGGCGAGGACACCATCGTCGTCGGCAACCACAAGATCAAGGCGCTCGAGGTCAGGGAGGGCCCGGCGGCGATGCCGTGGAAGGACCTCGGCGTCGACGTCGTCGTCGAGTCCACGGGCCTGTTCACCAACGCGGCCAAGGCCAGGGGTCACCTGGACGCCGGCGCCAAAAAGGTGATCATCTCCGCGCCCGCCACCGACCCCGACATCACCATCGTCCTGGGCGTCAACGACGACAAGTACGACGGCAGCCAAGACATCATCTCCAACGCCTCGTGCACCACGAATTGCCTTGCGCCGCTGGCCAAGGTGCTGCACGACGAGTTCGGCATCGTCAAGGGCCTGATGACCACCATCCACGCCTACACCCAGGACCAGAACCTGCAGGACGGGCCGCACAAGGACCTGCGTCGCGCCCGCGCCGCCGCGCTGAACATCGTGCCGACCTCCACCGGGGCGGCCAAGGCGATCGGGCTGGTGCTGCCGGAGCTGAAGGGCAAGCTCGACGGTTACGCCCTGCGGGTGCCGGTTCCCACCGGCTCGGTCACCGACCTGACCGCCGACCTGGCCAAGTCCGCCAGCGTCGACGAGATCAACGCGGCATTCAAGGCCGCCGCCGAGGGCAGGCTCAAGGGCATCCTGAAGTACTACGACGCGCCGATCGTGTCGAGCGACATCGTCACCGACCCGCACAGTTCGATCTTCGACTCGGGCCTGACCAAGGTGATCGACAACCAGGCCAAGGTGGTGTCCTGGTACGACAACGAATGGGGCTACTCCAACCGCCTCATCGACCTGGTCGCCCTGGTCGGCAAGTCGCTGTAA